One Bacteriovorax sp. PP10 DNA window includes the following coding sequences:
- a CDS encoding ABC transporter permease, with amino-acid sequence MLDSLKLCMHITRRNWIVYKKDLIANISPTVADPALVLVSLGLGLGSFITNVEGMTYMQFLAPGLTVATALFTSFFESSYGFYVRMTFENVYKAMLTTPIGVKEVVVGELIWVGLKGAVMAVGVAIVLALFGLMVNPWLIPALASVGFLVALPCGAMGLLSSAMVNNMNQFQTVYSFLIAPLYFLSGIFFPISQMATPVRFVAEFFPLIHGVRLAQALFWQRGIGEAFLYSGSILVVQSVILCILAYYKIKKKLIA; translated from the coding sequence ATGCTTGATTCATTAAAACTTTGCATGCATATAACGAGAAGGAATTGGATCGTTTATAAAAAAGATCTAATCGCCAATATTTCACCGACTGTTGCGGACCCTGCTCTGGTTTTAGTCTCACTAGGACTTGGCCTTGGTTCATTCATTACCAATGTTGAAGGCATGACTTACATGCAGTTCTTAGCTCCTGGTCTAACTGTAGCAACCGCACTTTTTACTTCATTCTTTGAAAGTAGCTATGGATTTTATGTCCGTATGACTTTTGAGAATGTTTATAAAGCAATGCTGACAACTCCAATTGGAGTGAAAGAAGTTGTTGTGGGAGAGCTAATCTGGGTAGGCCTTAAAGGTGCCGTCATGGCCGTTGGTGTGGCCATTGTTTTAGCTCTTTTTGGATTGATGGTGAATCCATGGCTTATTCCTGCACTGGCCTCAGTGGGATTCTTAGTCGCACTTCCTTGTGGAGCAATGGGATTACTTTCGTCTGCCATGGTGAATAACATGAACCAATTTCAAACGGTGTACTCGTTTTTAATTGCACCACTTTATTTTTTATCGGGAATCTTTTTTCCGATTTCACAAATGGCGACACCAGTTCGTTTTGTGGCCGAGTTCTTTCCATTAATTCACGGAGTGAGATTAGCACAGGCCTTATTCTGGCAGAGAGGAATAGGTGAAGCATTTTTATACAGCGGAAGCATTCTGGTTGTCCAAAGTGTTATCCTTTGCATCCTCGCCTATTATAAAATAAAAAAGAAACTAATCGCTTAA
- a CDS encoding ABC transporter ATP-binding protein yields the protein MIIAKNLKKSFGDFHAVNGIDLEVKKGECFGLLGPNGAGKSTFINMTYGTVRRTGGELTVFGFDPNNQSREIKSRLGVVTQDNALDESLTVLENMQIYCAFIGVPKSERTKRIDELLEYMNLAHKRDALIQTLSGGMKRRLVFVRALLGKPELLILDEPTTGLDPAVRHLLWGKVRELHQNGTTIVLTTHYMHEAEVLCDRLVILNQGTVAAEGSPQKMILDHAPGYVGIFNLNDVDKIKKIISTSDSYIFHEDASGLYLRTQTLSDLTAFHSDHGLLPLQIRPSNLEDVFLKLTGKELAIDA from the coding sequence GTGATCATTGCAAAAAACTTAAAAAAATCCTTCGGCGACTTTCATGCCGTCAATGGAATCGATTTGGAAGTTAAAAAAGGTGAATGTTTTGGACTTTTAGGGCCTAACGGTGCGGGAAAATCGACATTTATCAATATGACTTATGGAACTGTTAGAAGAACAGGCGGAGAGCTGACTGTTTTTGGTTTCGATCCTAACAATCAAAGCCGCGAGATTAAAAGCCGCCTCGGTGTTGTCACTCAAGATAACGCTCTAGATGAGAGTTTAACAGTTTTAGAAAATATGCAGATTTATTGTGCATTTATCGGCGTTCCAAAAAGTGAACGCACTAAGCGCATTGATGAATTATTAGAGTATATGAATTTAGCTCATAAAAGAGACGCTCTTATACAAACGCTTTCAGGTGGTATGAAGAGAAGACTTGTTTTCGTACGCGCTTTGCTTGGGAAACCAGAACTTTTAATTTTAGATGAACCGACAACTGGTCTTGATCCAGCTGTTCGGCACCTTCTTTGGGGAAAAGTTCGTGAGCTTCACCAAAATGGAACGACGATTGTTCTTACAACTCACTACATGCATGAAGCAGAAGTTTTATGTGACCGCCTGGTTATTTTAAATCAGGGTACTGTCGCAGCTGAGGGTTCACCTCAAAAAATGATTCTTGATCATGCCCCAGGATATGTAGGAATTTTTAATTTAAATGATGTGGATAAAATCAAAAAGATTATTTCAACTTCAGACTCTTATATTTTCCATGAAGATGCTTCTGGATTGTATTTAAGAACTCAGACTCTTTCAGATCTTACGGCCTTCCATTCTGACCACGGGCTTCTGCCATTACAAATCAGACCTTCAAACCTTGAAGACGTCTTTTTAAAACTTACGGGAAAGGAGCTCGCAATCGATGCTTGA
- a CDS encoding DUF938 domain-containing protein, with amino-acid sequence MKKNETACDRNQGPILEVLKEVISPENRNLFEIGSGTGQHAIFMAPHFPDIFWTTSDVVANAKLIKENLAAAKISNIKGPFQFEIGKDDFPRVPYDLIFTANTFHIMSWKNCKTLMKALGTRLREGSQVIIYGPFNYNGTFTSESNAAFDKMLKERNPESGIRSFEDVNANMLKNGFALYKDYEMPANNRTLVYTRLNFMK; translated from the coding sequence ATGAAAAAAAATGAAACAGCATGTGACAGAAATCAAGGCCCTATATTAGAAGTACTAAAAGAGGTTATTTCTCCGGAAAATAGAAACCTTTTTGAAATTGGATCTGGCACCGGTCAGCACGCCATTTTTATGGCCCCACATTTTCCGGATATTTTCTGGACGACGTCAGATGTTGTGGCCAATGCTAAACTGATTAAAGAAAATCTGGCTGCAGCAAAAATTTCTAATATCAAAGGTCCGTTCCAATTTGAAATTGGAAAAGATGACTTCCCAAGAGTTCCATACGATCTGATTTTCACGGCCAATACATTTCATATTATGTCGTGGAAAAACTGCAAAACTTTAATGAAGGCATTAGGTACACGTTTAAGAGAAGGCTCTCAGGTTATTATCTATGGGCCATTTAATTACAACGGAACTTTCACAAGCGAGAGCAACGCTGCTTTTGATAAAATGTTAAAAGAGAGAAATCCAGAAAGTGGAATCCGCTCTTTTGAAGACGTGAATGCCAACATGTTAAAAAATGGATTCGCTCTTTATAAAGATTACGAAATGCCAGCGAACAACAGAACACTTGTTTATACACGACTAAATTTTATGAAGTAG